The proteins below are encoded in one region of Eulemur rufifrons isolate Redbay chromosome 2, OSU_ERuf_1, whole genome shotgun sequence:
- the CFD gene encoding complement factor D isoform X2 — protein sequence MHSSALLETLVLLGAALCGEWAWAAQPRGRILGGREAEAHARPYMASVQVNGQHRCGGVLVAEQWVLSAAHCLEDTADGKVQVLLGAHSLSQPETSKRLYDVRRAVPHPDSQPDTIDHDLLLLQLSEKARLGPAVRPLPWQRVDRDVAPGTLCDVAGWGVVSHAGRRPDRLQHLLLPVLDRATCNLRTYHDGTITERMMCAESNRRDSCKGDSGGPLVCQGVLEGVVTSGSRVCGNRRKPGIYTRVASYTAWIDGVLAQDEAA from the exons ATGCACAGCTCAGCACTCCTGGAGACTCTGGTCCTGCTAGGGGCAGCCCTGTGTGGTGAGTGGGCCTGGG CGGCTCAGCCCCGCGGTCGGATCCTGGGGGGCCGCGAGGCCGAGGCCCACGCACGGCCCTACATGGCCTCGGTGCAGGTGAACGGCCAGCACCGGTGCGGCGGCGTCCTGGTGGCCGAGCAGTGGGTGCTGAGCGCCGCGCACTGCCTGGAGGACAC ggccGACGGGAAGGTGCAGGTGCTCCTGGGCGCGCACTCCCTGTCCCAGCCTGAGACCTCCAAGCGCCTGTATGACGTGCGCCGCGCAGTGCCCCACCCGGACAGCCAGCCAGACACCATCGACCACGACCTCCTCCTGCTGCAG CTGTCTGAGAAGGCCAGGCTGGGGCCTGCCGTGCGCCCCCTGCCCTGGCAGCGCGTGGACCGCGACGTGGCACCGGGCACTCTCTGCGACGTGGCCGGCTGGGGCGTGGTCAGTCACGCGGGCCGCCGGCCAGACCGCCTGCAGCACCTGCTCTTGCCGGTGCTCGACCGCGCCACCTGCAACCTGCGCACGTACCATGACGGCACCATCACCGAGCGCATGATGTGCGCGGAGAGCAACCGGCGCGACAGCTGCAAG GGAGACTCCGGGGGCCCGCTGGTGTGCCAGGGCGTGCTCGAGGGCGTGGTCACCTCGGGCTCGCGAGTCTGCGGCAACCGCAGGAAGCCTGGGATCTACACGCGCGTGGCGAGCTACACGGCCTGGATCGACGGTGTCTTGGCCCAGGACGAGGCGGCCTGA
- the CFD gene encoding complement factor D isoform X1 produces the protein MHSSALLETLVLLGAALCAAQPRGRILGGREAEAHARPYMASVQVNGQHRCGGVLVAEQWVLSAAHCLEDTADGKVQVLLGAHSLSQPETSKRLYDVRRAVPHPDSQPDTIDHDLLLLQLSEKARLGPAVRPLPWQRVDRDVAPGTLCDVAGWGVVSHAGRRPDRLQHLLLPVLDRATCNLRTYHDGTITERMMCAESNRRDSCKGDSGGPLVCQGVLEGVVTSGSRVCGNRRKPGIYTRVASYTAWIDGVLAQDEAA, from the exons ATGCACAGCTCAGCACTCCTGGAGACTCTGGTCCTGCTAGGGGCAGCCCTGTGTG CGGCTCAGCCCCGCGGTCGGATCCTGGGGGGCCGCGAGGCCGAGGCCCACGCACGGCCCTACATGGCCTCGGTGCAGGTGAACGGCCAGCACCGGTGCGGCGGCGTCCTGGTGGCCGAGCAGTGGGTGCTGAGCGCCGCGCACTGCCTGGAGGACAC ggccGACGGGAAGGTGCAGGTGCTCCTGGGCGCGCACTCCCTGTCCCAGCCTGAGACCTCCAAGCGCCTGTATGACGTGCGCCGCGCAGTGCCCCACCCGGACAGCCAGCCAGACACCATCGACCACGACCTCCTCCTGCTGCAG CTGTCTGAGAAGGCCAGGCTGGGGCCTGCCGTGCGCCCCCTGCCCTGGCAGCGCGTGGACCGCGACGTGGCACCGGGCACTCTCTGCGACGTGGCCGGCTGGGGCGTGGTCAGTCACGCGGGCCGCCGGCCAGACCGCCTGCAGCACCTGCTCTTGCCGGTGCTCGACCGCGCCACCTGCAACCTGCGCACGTACCATGACGGCACCATCACCGAGCGCATGATGTGCGCGGAGAGCAACCGGCGCGACAGCTGCAAG GGAGACTCCGGGGGCCCGCTGGTGTGCCAGGGCGTGCTCGAGGGCGTGGTCACCTCGGGCTCGCGAGTCTGCGGCAACCGCAGGAAGCCTGGGATCTACACGCGCGTGGCGAGCTACACGGCCTGGATCGACGGTGTCTTGGCCCAGGACGAGGCGGCCTGA